In Synergistaceae bacterium DZ-S4, a single window of DNA contains:
- a CDS encoding NifB/NifX family molybdenum-iron cluster-binding protein: MKIAVASEKGMVTGHFGHCENFMVFNAENDKIVGTESVPNPGHKPGFLPNYLNDMGVNVIISGGMGGGAIDIFNQHNIEVIIGAAGPSEEAAKSYLAGELKSTGSVCHEHSHHDECGH, encoded by the coding sequence ATGAAAATTGCAGTAGCAAGTGAAAAAGGTATGGTTACAGGTCATTTCGGACATTGTGAGAATTTTATGGTATTCAACGCTGAGAACGACAAGATCGTAGGAACCGAGTCCGTGCCGAATCCCGGGCATAAGCCGGGATTCCTGCCTAATTATTTGAATGATATGGGTGTAAATGTAATTATCTCAGGTGGAATGGGCGGGGGAGCAATAGACATCTTCAATCAGCACAACATAGAGGTCATAATCGGAGCGGCAGGCCCTTCAGAAGAAGCAGCAAAATCATATCTTGCCGGAGAACTTAAATCTACAGGTTCAGTCTGCCATGAGCATTCGCACCACGAT
- a CDS encoding ATP-binding protein, translating into MKQLLILSGKGGTGKTTVASAFIRLSEAQAYADCDVDAPNLHLITKHSKAPSRKDYYGMPKAEIDPDICINCGKCMENCRFDAISANERSHFVDPFGCEGCGVCKFVCPVNAVSLHPSVAGDLMLFKEGSVTFSTARLKMGSGTTGMLVSEVKKQMKESAEDTDFAIVDGSPGIGCPAIASLSGADMVLIVAEPSISGISDMQRIIETARIFGVIIAVCVNKSDTNPDNTNRIKDFCKLEGIPYTGSIPFDPMAVKAVNKGMSIADIDCPSGRAVKEVFNETMHLIIREGKDVQNDKNLWAATH; encoded by the coding sequence ATGAAGCAACTGTTAATTCTGAGCGGTAAAGGCGGTACAGGAAAAACTACAGTTGCCAGTGCCTTCATCAGGCTTTCGGAAGCTCAGGCATACGCTGACTGTGATGTTGACGCACCTAATCTGCATCTTATAACGAAACATTCCAAAGCACCATCCAGGAAAGATTATTATGGGATGCCTAAGGCTGAGATCGATCCTGACATTTGCATAAACTGCGGCAAATGCATGGAGAACTGCAGATTTGATGCAATTAGTGCAAATGAAAGATCTCACTTTGTTGATCCATTCGGATGTGAGGGATGTGGGGTGTGCAAATTTGTTTGTCCTGTAAATGCAGTATCGCTTCATCCTTCTGTTGCGGGAGATCTCATGCTTTTTAAGGAAGGTTCTGTTACATTTTCAACGGCCCGGCTGAAAATGGGAAGCGGAACAACAGGAATGCTTGTCTCCGAAGTAAAGAAACAGATGAAAGAGTCCGCAGAAGATACAGATTTTGCCATAGTAGACGGCTCTCCGGGGATAGGCTGCCCCGCAATAGCTTCCCTTAGCGGCGCAGATATGGTCTTGATAGTGGCAGAACCATCCATTTCAGGCATCAGTGACATGCAAAGGATAATAGAAACTGCCCGAATATTTGGGGTCATAATTGCAGTCTGTGTGAACAAATCTGACACAAACCCTGACAATACAAACAGGATAAAGGATTTCTGCAAACTTGAGGGCATACCATATACCGGAAGCATTCCTTTCGACCCAATGGCAGTCAAGGCTGTCAATAAAGGAATGAGCATAGCCGACATCGATTGTCCCTCGGGAAGAGCTGTCAAGGAAGTTTTCAATGAAACCATGCACCTGATCATCAGAGAAGGAAAGGATGTCCAAAATGATAAGAACCTATGGGCAGCCACCCATTAA
- a CDS encoding ATP-binding protein — MPDFTDMAAKNLKIAILSGKGGTGKTLLSVNLASTAADSVYVDCDVEEPNGHLFFKPQWNIEKEISVKIPQVDPNKCDGCKKCVEFCKFNALAYINKNLKIFDDVCHSCGGCSLVCPQGALTERDKAVGTLSVGDSEGVRVLSGMMKTGIASGIPIIKELLTQCGSLEDDRPIFIDCPPGSACIVMESIKDADYCLLAAEPTIFGRHNLEMVWSLVRLFEKPHSVVINKCVDQSDPTDEFCKENRIKILEKIPFDVELGTLNSNGKIAARENTKYRDLFSSLLEKIYREVPHEATVNSER, encoded by the coding sequence ATGCCGGATTTCACGGACATGGCGGCTAAGAATTTAAAAATTGCAATATTGAGCGGCAAGGGCGGAACAGGGAAAACACTGCTTTCTGTCAATCTGGCATCAACTGCTGCAGATTCCGTATACGTTGACTGTGATGTCGAAGAACCCAATGGACATCTCTTTTTTAAACCTCAATGGAATATCGAAAAAGAAATATCTGTAAAGATACCACAGGTCGACCCGAATAAATGCGACGGATGTAAAAAATGTGTAGAATTCTGTAAGTTCAACGCTTTGGCATACATAAACAAAAATTTGAAAATTTTTGATGATGTTTGCCACTCCTGCGGAGGGTGTTCGCTGGTATGTCCACAGGGGGCCCTTACAGAACGGGACAAAGCCGTAGGAACTCTTTCTGTTGGCGATTCAGAGGGAGTGCGGGTTTTGTCCGGAATGATGAAAACAGGAATTGCTTCAGGAATTCCAATAATTAAGGAACTCCTCACTCAATGCGGATCTCTTGAAGATGATCGGCCGATCTTTATAGACTGCCCTCCGGGAAGTGCCTGTATCGTTATGGAAAGCATAAAAGACGCAGACTACTGTCTTTTGGCTGCGGAACCTACCATATTCGGCAGACATAACCTTGAGATGGTCTGGTCTCTGGTCAGGCTCTTCGAAAAACCGCATTCTGTAGTTATCAACAAATGTGTTGATCAAAGCGATCCAACAGATGAGTTCTGCAAGGAAAACCGAATAAAGATCCTGGAAAAAATCCCTTTCGACGTTGAACTTGGCACGCTTAACTCAAACGGGAAGATAGCAGCAAGAGAAAACACTAAATATCGGGATCTTTTCTCTTCCCTGCTGGAAAAAATCTACAGGGAGGTGCCTCATGAAGCAACTGTTAATTCTGAGCGGTAA
- a CDS encoding NifB/NifX family molybdenum-iron cluster-binding protein, with protein sequence MKIAIPADEKRIDSTVCQSFGRTPFFVIYETETDDAEFLDNSAASSQGGAGIKAAQTVADSGVSALLTPRCGQNAAEVLTAAGILIFKTENSSITESIADFKEKRLEQLQEIHAGFHGHGG encoded by the coding sequence ATGAAGATAGCTATCCCGGCAGATGAAAAAAGGATAGATTCAACAGTTTGCCAGTCTTTTGGAAGGACCCCGTTCTTCGTGATTTACGAAACAGAGACAGACGATGCCGAGTTCCTTGATAATTCTGCTGCGTCCAGTCAGGGCGGAGCAGGGATAAAGGCAGCACAGACAGTCGCAGATTCAGGAGTTTCAGCACTTCTTACCCCGCGTTGCGGGCAAAATGCGGCTGAAGTGCTTACTGCTGCCGGCATTTTGATTTTTAAAACAGAAAACTCTTCTATAACTGAAAGTATCGCCGATTTTAAAGAAAAACGTCTTGAACAGCTTCAGGAGATCCATGCCGGATTTCACGGACATGGCGGCTAA
- a CDS encoding iron-sulfur cluster assembly scaffold protein — MPIFKCREWIRIYSDKVIEHLMSPQNARNMPDADAEGTVGDPECGDALTFYLKVSDGVIFDISYLVFGCCAAIATSSATSVLAKGKSLREALDITEDDVVNALDGLPESKVHCSLLGVSALRCAIFDYCEKNNIDVTEEIK; from the coding sequence TTGCCTATCTTTAAATGCAGGGAGTGGATCAGGATTTATTCCGACAAAGTTATTGAACATCTGATGTCACCACAAAACGCAAGGAACATGCCCGATGCCGATGCGGAAGGAACGGTAGGCGATCCTGAATGCGGGGATGCGCTGACATTTTATCTTAAAGTTTCTGACGGGGTAATCTTTGATATCAGCTATTTGGTATTCGGATGCTGTGCGGCGATAGCAACTTCGAGCGCCACCTCTGTGCTGGCAAAAGGAAAATCGTTAAGGGAAGCATTGGATATCACTGAGGATGATGTGGTGAACGCGCTTGATGGACTGCCTGAAAGCAAAGTCCACTGCTCTCTTCTTGGAGTCAGTGCTTTGAGGTGCGCTATATTTGATTACTGTGAAAAAAACAACATTGACGTTACGGAGGAAATAAAATGA
- a CDS encoding DUF134 domain-containing protein — protein sequence MPRPMKWRKVCSMPETNQFGPLDPGNETRGSVVMTVDEYETIRLIDLEHFTQEECAANMNVARTTVQGIYNEARRKLAESLVNGKVLFIGGGEYRLCDGTESGCGRPGCRRRNHGDS from the coding sequence ATGCCAAGACCTATGAAATGGAGAAAGGTCTGTTCAATGCCGGAAACCAATCAGTTCGGACCGCTTGATCCCGGCAACGAAACAAGAGGTTCTGTCGTTATGACTGTAGACGAGTACGAGACGATAAGGCTTATCGATCTTGAACACTTCACGCAGGAAGAGTGCGCCGCAAATATGAACGTTGCAAGGACTACCGTGCAGGGAATATACAACGAGGCCAGGAGAAAGCTTGCAGAGTCGCTCGTCAACGGCAAAGTCCTCTTTATCGGCGGAGGAGAGTACAGGCTCTGCGACGGTACGGAAAGCGGGTGCGGACGTCCGGGATGCCGCAGGAGAAATCACGGCGACAGCTGA
- a CDS encoding DUF5320 domain-containing protein, with protein sequence MPRGDGTGPMGRGSMTGRGMGYCVRAFESGEASYIGGGIRRGSRRWFGRGCAAVQFLPETEKELLEDEKSKLQRRLESIEKELDKLN encoded by the coding sequence ATGCCAAGAGGAGACGGGACCGGACCGATGGGCAGAGGCTCAATGACAGGGAGAGGAATGGGGTACTGTGTAAGGGCTTTTGAAAGCGGCGAGGCCTCTTATATAGGCGGCGGCATCAGGAGAGGCTCCAGACGCTGGTTCGGCAGGGGATGTGCTGCAGTTCAATTTTTGCCTGAAACAGAAAAGGAACTGCTCGAAGACGAGAAGTCGAAGCTTCAACGACGACTTGAGTCTATCGAAAAAGAACTCGATAAACTGAATTAG